In Zymoseptoria tritici IPO323 chromosome 7, whole genome shotgun sequence, a single genomic region encodes these proteins:
- a CDS encoding T-type voltage-gated Ca2+ channel, alpha1I subunit (Ca2+ channel pore-forming alpha1I subunit) yields the protein MDHQGSIGGVITTSAPLHFDASLHPQNILSQYRSDTRISISFEMKLLLIAYALGLAHAAAIAGTTPNNGAGLSPNNEDGLEVRDNEVVCRTREGMELPPPQSQTRGLPCHHDTLRRRLLCDLPGQRRQFRLWSWVLEGTKAMNTMVLIHHSSALPAPGSKPFNPPRGPDMPSDRHLAKQQRKEERRRVAEREMRREPEEDRASVAPFPELERAIENQEYHFPPHEPIADEARSAHPDLNGGTAKWAATSRAPSSRQEIESSIHSTGDHREIRRQPRRRAYRQEYLQGRTVQVPGTQRPQEYLHHIHHGLLKGPTPTPSLNYAPHHRVPRSTYGAGREQYGDPYGTQHKRAHQYSTASRDHPSSRDPFFERHNGDTADQRGGLQGYTFQPDSQVSNRPSLDRSHSRKPYFRRHDRGSPHHGGSFDGHQHFAFVRSDSRESHRRSQDRKSPHHSSVLSDVTRQDASPSYGAFGTTQSGSLESYRRRHELRFPYGNGSLDPDRNNHRSIKSQRPSSEDLNTTLDRLQIGAPSSRQPSVVWNPDRPFPSAAPTHNDHNRQVNGPKGSRAHYAHVSLEPFDRYSNLSLAQQNGDHHGQLHRSADTLHPLPALRGHSSYDQSYLTDFDRPRRGPANVSENMHEKNRQGCIQGTGEYDAMWYTGFSVDHHDSRDSSINPSQSELQSIMRRSRELDAHLLGATVRSNSDGDSDLGSGSTVTLDGDEGSSIMADDYENVFAEENARSRNDYTGRGRGNSWSEAKGRFGL from the exons ATGGATCATCAAGGTAGTATTGGTGGGGTCATTACG ACGAGTGCTCCCCTCCACTTCGACGCTTCTCTCCATCCACAAAACATCCTCTCTCAATACCGATCCGACACTCGAATCAGCATCTCCTTCGAAATGAAGCTCCTTCTCATCGCCTACGCTCTGGGCTTGGCTCATGCAGCCGCCATTGCCGGAACCACGCCAAACAACGGAGCTGGATTATCTCCAAACAACGAAGATGGTCTGGAAGTCAGGGACAACGAAGTTG TGTGCCGCACACGAGAGGGCATGGAACTGCCTCCGCCGCAAAGCCAGACACGTGGACTGCCCTGCCACCATGACACATTGC GACGCCGACTGCTGTGCGATCTGCCCGGCCAGAGACGCCAATTTCGCCTATGGAGTTGGGTGCTAGAGGGTACAAAGGCAAT GAACACCATGGTCCTCATCCATCATTCCTCAGCACTTCCAGCACCTGGGTCCAAGCCATTCAACCCACCTCGAGGTCCAGACATGCCTTCTGACCGCCACCTCGCGAAGCAGCAGCGCAAAGAAGAGCGCCGCCGGGTAGCTGAACGCGAGATGCGCCGTGAACCTGAGGAAGATCGAGCGAGTGTAGCTC CATTCCCTGAGCTGGAGCGCGCGATTGAGAACCAAGAGTACCACTTCCCTCCTCATGAGCCGATTGCAGATGAGGCGCGCAGTGCGCATCCAGATTTGAATGGTGGAACTGCGAAGTGGGCTGCTACATCGCGTGCGCCATCATCGCGCCAGGAGATCGAGTCGAGCATCCACTCCACCGGTGATCATCGTGAGATTCGACGTCAGCCACGCCGTCGTGCGTACCGTCAAGAGTATCTCCAAGGGCGTACGGTCCAAGTTCCAGGTACTCAGCGACCTCAGGAGTATCTGCACCACATTCACCACGGTCTCCTCAAAGGCCCAACGCCAACTCCCAGTCTCAACTATGCTCCTCATCACCGGGTTCCACGCTCTACTTACGGTGCGGGTCGAGAGCAGTACGGCGATCCCTACGGTACTCAACACAAGCGCGCACATCAATATTCTACCGCCTCACGCGATCACCCGAGCAGTCGCGACCCATTCTTCGAGCGCCACAATGGCGACACTGCTGACCAGCGAGGTGGACTTCAAGGCTACACTTTCCAGCCCGACTCCCAAGTATCCAATCGTCCCTCGCTCGATCGCTCACACAGCCGCAAACCCTACTTTCGGCGCCACGATCGTGGCTCTCCTCACCATGGCGGCTCCTTCGATGGGCATCAGCATTTCGCCTTCGTGCGCTCAGACAGCCGCGAGTCGCATCGTCGGAGCCAGGATCGCAAATCTCCACACCACTCAAGCGTGCTTAGTGATGTCACTCGTCAAGATGCTTCTCCATCATACGGTGCCTTCGGCACCACTCAGTCCGGTAGCCTCGAGTCCTACCGTCGACGCCATGAGCTCCGCTTTCCCTACGGCAATGGATCTCTCGATCCGGATCGAAACAATCACCGTTCGATCAAATCACAACGCCCATCGTCTGAGGACCTCAACACCACGCTTGATCGTCTGCAGATTGGTGCTCCCTCTTCACGCCAGCCGTCCGTGGTCTGGAACCCCGACCGTCCTTTCCCAAGTGCTGCACCGACTCACAACGATCACAACCGCCAAGTGAACGGACCCAAGGGCAGCCGCGCTCACTATGCGCATGTATCTCTTGAGCCATTCGACCGCTATtccaacctctccctcgctcAGCAGAACGGAGATCACCATGGACAGCTGCATCGCAGTGCTGATACTCTTCATCCACTGCCAGCTCTACGCGGCCACAGCTCTTACGACCAGTCGTACCTCACCGACTTCGATCGTCCACGCCGTGGACCCGCGAATGTGTCAGAGAACATGCATGAGAAGAACCGTCAGGGCTGTATCCAGGGCACTGGCGAGTACGATGCCATGTGGTACACTGGGTTCTCTGTGGACCATCATGACTCCCGCGACTCTTCCATCAATCCATCTCAATCTGAACTCCAATCCATCATGCGCCGCTCTCGGGAACTAGACGCCCACCTCCTCGGTGCGACTGTGCGTAGCAACTCCGACGGGGACTCGGATCTTGGTTCAGGAAGTACGGTGACCCTGGATGGAGATGAGGGCAGCTCGATCATGGCAGACGACTACGAGAATGTCTTCGCAGAAGAGAATGCGCGTAGTAGGAATGACTACACTGGACGTGGGCGTGGGAACTCGTGGTCTGAGGCAAAGGGTAGGTTTGGACTTTGA